The following is a genomic window from Prunus persica cultivar Lovell chromosome G7, Prunus_persica_NCBIv2, whole genome shotgun sequence.
TGATATCCTTTCAGGTTCAACAGCACTGTATCCAATGCGGCGTTTGCATGGGGAACTATTTTTGCTCCAAATGCAAGttctttgatgatgatgtaaGCCTCTGAGTTCTTACCtaataaaaaaagggagcTTCTTAAGTTCATATCCTCATAAATATGAAACCCTGTTTCAAATGCACTTTTTCTTATTCTAAAATTGGTAGGTTTCGAAAAAAACAGTTCCTTTGTGATGAATGTGTTATTAGAAATTCACTTTTTCTTATTCTAAAATTTGTAGGTTTCGAAAAATCAGTACCATTGTGACGAATGCGGTATCTGCAGGTTAGACACTTTTCTGCACGTTTTTGTTGTTCCCTTCAGTTGTTTGTCTTTTcgttgtttttaaattttcttttaataaatacGCGTTACATTTCATTATCTTATGTCAGTAAAGCTTCTTCATTGATAAAACATTCGCACGTGTCTAAGTTTGTTTTAATTGGTATTACAGAACCGGAGGCGAGCAGAATTTTTTCCACTGtaacaaatgtggtaagatGTTAACCctgttttttcattaatttttcatcgttttaatcattttttatttataatagtCTAAATTGGAATATCTCTATCTGGTTTTAGAATGTTGTTACTCAAAAGTGTTGAAGGATTCACACAATTGTGTGGAGAAAGcaatgcatcataattgcccTGTGTGCTTTGAGGTAAAGTTTGGAGTTTGCTATGCCCAAGTATTATCCTGTTTTCTGCTTTATGGTGCACCAACTCACATCGGTTACTTGTGCAGTTTCTTTTCGACACAAGGGCAGACATTACTGTCTTGCTATGTGGACACACTATACATTTGGAATGTGTTAAAGAGATGGAGCGACATTGCCAGtaattccttttttcttcactctctctctctctccctctctctctctctctctctctctctctctctctctctctctctctctctctctctctctctctctatatatatatatatatatatatacatacatacatatacatataaaaagatTATCTGATATAAATCGTTAGTAGTAAATGTAATGAAGATATAAATCGTTAGTATAAAGAGTAATGAAACAATAGCCCCATAGTAATTGTATACAACTTTGCAGGTATTCATGCCCGGTTTGCTCAAAATCATATCGCGATATGTCCCGTGTGTGGGAAAAACTTGATCAGGAGGTAAATCTATGATTCGATGATTCAATGTAACGATATGAGTCACATGACTGCCTGTCATTTCTAGTTTACTAATCGCTTTCAAATTAAATATCAGATTGCTGCAACTCCCATGCCTCAAATGTATCAAAATAAGATGGTAAGTATACATATATGATTACTATCTTTGATTTCTCCAACTATTGGGTAATTAAATTCCGCATACACTTTTTGTATGGTTAGGTTTGGATCCTCTGCAATGATTGCGGGCAAACATCAGAGGTAAATTTCCACATTGTAGCACGTAAGTGCCTGAAATGCAACTCCTACAATACAAGGCAAACACAAGGAGGGCCAGCCTCATGCTCATCAAGGATTACAGATATGGTGAGATGAATGACTTCAATACATCAAAATTTGTGATGTATTACTTCCGAAATTGTATTACAAAAGGAAGCTTTAGTTGTGGCAAAGGAGGGAAAATTAGTAGTGCCAGTCCCTTTACTAGTTTCTTTGTAGGTTTAATTGTGCAAAACATTGGCTCATATTTGAGCCAATTTCTATATGCCAGTGGGTAGGGTCAGCAGGTTGTATTTGAAAGTACGGGAAAACATTGTATGAAGCTTCATCAATGGAAAATGTTTCAACATATAACAAAGATATCATGATATCAATTTGTAATTCAATTGCAAATAGGTTTGCAACTTCAAAAGTACATATAAATTGAATGAAGAGACAATGAATTAGAGTGGAGCAAAACTGAAGACAATCACTGACTTCCTGAGATAGACTTGCCCACACAGCTTCTGAAGTTCATATAGAACTTTTCAAGATGGGTATCTTAATCAACATTGTGCAAGGACTAATTAGTACACCGGAAAtgtgaatttctttttcttttccaatcaCGGAGGTCGTTAGTTTTTGAAATTGACAAACGTTGAACCGTGGAGCTTGACCTCCCGGCCATTGAGAGGTTGTACTGGTCTTGCATTCATCTCTGCAAACTGCATTCATGTTGATCAACATAAGGAGTTAATATGTGCTCCAGATACTATCATTTCAAAGTTAAATCAGAAGAACTCACTTCAGAAAGATGGGTAGGTTACTTACATCGAAAACGGCTTGTTGAAGCAACTTCACTTGTGCTATTGAAACAGTATGTACCTGAGGACAGTTTTTAATTAGGGCAACTTCACTTGTGATATTGAACCAACATGTGAATTTACAGGAGTTGGAAAAAATTTCCGGGCTGATGAAGTTGGCTGTACCTGTTTGTTTATGGTCCAAGTTACTCCTTCACTGCAAGGAGGGGTTGTGAATGATCCACTGTATCTGTAAAATTTCGAGCTAGCCTttttcatcttcctctttttcGGGTCCTGAAACCCGAGCTTAGCCTTCTTCATCTTCCGAGGATCAATCACTCCCAGTTGTACCTCCTTCTCTACATCCATCATCGACGCTATCGCCTTTTTGACCTGAAAGTAGAAATAACACCATTGATCTCCTATATCTGTCTTCCCTAATTGAACCAAAACAAGTTTTtaccacaaaaaatttaatgctTGTTCTGACCTTTGAGATGAAAGGATTTGGTTGGCCAATTTTGTAGAGGAAGCCAACCACAGCTACATCACTGTTGTTCTTGGCTCTGTGAACCATGTgcaattccacatcatacctTTTGCCATTAATGGAATGCTCTGAGGGGGAGTGCCAATGGCATTGTCTGAGGTTGTATTCTTTGCCATTGATACTGATTGATCCAGCATCACCGTCCCATATAACCTGCGTCAAATTTACAAGCAGTCGAAAATCATGCCTTCATTATTGTTCATAAAACAAGTTAAACAAGATTTTCACTTTCTTACCGCGATAGCATGACCTTCATTCTTCATAATGGCTTTTGTAGGCTTATAACTGATTTTAAAATGCTCTAAACTTGAGTTCACTTTGGTGGCAATCCCATCCCTTAAATCTATGGGTGATTGGCCTTTCCCATTCTTGCATGTCATCCATTCTTTCTTAAGGTCTCCCCAGCGCTCTGGTCCTTTCTTGCTCCCTGCCTTGTATTCAAATTCTATTTTATGCCCTGCACctaaaaacccaaattcaGCAAattatgatgaagaagaagaataagaagaagaagaagaaggatgcaagtttctatatatttatgtatttggCATTACCAGAAACTTCAGCTCCAGTTGGTGTTGGGTCCAAgcacagaagaaaaaatgtaaaaaaaatgaacacaAGATGGATTTGCTTTGAGCCAGCCATCTTTCACAGCCAATTATTGCAGCTAGGATGCAAATGGTTATACCCAACAGGATGGATGCCTCCGGCTCCTGTTAGGTATTTTATATAGCAATGTTCAATTCCTTGATCAATGTGTATGAGATATCAATCACTTTTATGCAATTCTAATTAGCCTTTCTTGGCATTGCAATCCTTCTACATTTTGGGGTAATTATACCATTTTTTCATGGAAAGTTTGGAAGTTGCATTAACTGAATTTGATCAATTCAATACAGCCAGTCTGGCcactcattttttttttttaactcctTGATTTAGGTGTTCTATCTCTCTTTCTATCTATCTAACACTAAAAATATGGAATATTTTTCTGTCTATATACAAAAGTACTATATATAGAAACAAGAAGTTGGTGCAGTCCTACTTATAATTAGCCCTAGATTTATGGGATCCGAAATTTTTTAGAACGtagaatgaaaataaaaataaaataaaataagacacCAAAATTTGCCGATGgctttgtaattttgttttgctttgacTAAAAACTAACAACGACACCAGCGCAAACAACATGTCTACAACAAAATTAGTTTCGCGAAAAATATGTTGTATGTTGGCCTCAAGGAACTAAT
Proteins encoded in this region:
- the LOC18769540 gene encoding E3 ubiquitin-protein ligase MIEL1; translated protein: MESGSETQMDLNNNTSHQNDHSIMEMGSGNFGCAHYRRRCKIRAPCCDEIFDCRHCHNESKNTLEVDPLDRHDVPRHDVKRVICSLCNTEQDVQQHCIQCGVCMGNYFCSKCKFFDDDVSKNQYHCDECGICRTGGEQNFFHCNKCECCYSKVLKDSHNCVEKAMHHNCPVCFEFLFDTRADITVLLCGHTIHLECVKEMERHCQYSCPVCSKSYRDMSRVWEKLDQEIAATPMPQMYQNKMVWILCNDCGQTSEVNFHIVARKCLKCNSYNTRQTQGGPASCSSRITDMVR
- the LOC18769464 gene encoding alpha carbonic anhydrase 7 translates to MAGSKQIHLVFIFFTFFLLCLDPTPTGAEVSGAGHKIEFEYKAGSKKGPERWGDLKKEWMTCKNGKGQSPIDLRDGIATKVNSSLEHFKISYKPTKAIMKNEGHAIAVIWDGDAGSISINGKEYNLRQCHWHSPSEHSINGKRYDVELHMVHRAKNNSDVAVVGFLYKIGQPNPFISKVKKAIASMMDVEKEVQLGVIDPRKMKKAKLGFQDPKKRKMKKASSKFYRYSGSFTTPPCSEGVTWTINKQVHTVSIAQVKLLQQAVFDFAEMNARPVQPLNGREVKLHGSTFVNFKN